A part of Myxococcus landrumus genomic DNA contains:
- a CDS encoding phosphatase domain-containing protein — protein MRIPPMAADASSAPLVLDDDGAEARQFRSTTLLPAMGGLETRGLEVLRCSGSAQLSVAGYQDVVRRLEEVPRELLHVVDLRQESHGFLNGAAVSWYAESNWGAAGLSDEEAQALERQRLLLLSRSSRVRVSDVAGVKGRAPPSSRDWECRTVMDEARAFDLPPGRYARLPVTDHTRPRDTIVDGFIQWVRGLDERAHLHLHCRGGKGRTATFMCLLDMLHNAQHLSLDALLDRQARLGGYDLRKAADPSSPKAPFIAERRVFLARFHEYARENPGGGPLGWEEWLARRLTNSEPKP, from the coding sequence ATGCGCATCCCTCCGATGGCCGCCGATGCATCCTCCGCTCCGCTCGTGCTCGATGACGACGGCGCGGAGGCTCGCCAGTTCCGGTCGACGACGCTGCTTCCGGCCATGGGTGGGCTGGAGACGCGAGGGCTGGAGGTGCTGCGTTGCTCGGGGAGCGCGCAGCTCTCGGTCGCTGGATATCAAGACGTCGTGCGGCGGCTCGAGGAGGTGCCTCGGGAGCTGCTCCATGTCGTGGACCTCCGTCAGGAGTCCCATGGCTTCCTGAACGGCGCGGCGGTGAGCTGGTACGCCGAATCCAACTGGGGCGCCGCCGGGCTGTCCGATGAGGAGGCACAGGCGCTCGAACGTCAGCGCCTGCTCCTGCTCTCCCGGTCGTCTCGCGTGCGGGTGAGTGATGTGGCGGGAGTGAAGGGGCGTGCACCTCCGTCCTCCCGTGATTGGGAGTGCCGCACGGTGATGGACGAGGCGCGTGCCTTCGACCTCCCTCCAGGCCGCTATGCTCGGCTCCCCGTCACCGACCACACGCGCCCTCGGGACACCATCGTGGATGGCTTCATCCAGTGGGTGCGCGGGCTGGACGAGCGAGCCCATCTGCACCTGCACTGCCGAGGAGGCAAGGGACGGACCGCCACGTTCATGTGTCTGCTCGACATGCTTCACAACGCCCAGCACCTCTCGCTGGACGCCTTGTTGGATCGCCAGGCTCGGCTGGGGGGCTATGACCTGCGCAAGGCGGCGGACCCCTCCAGCCCCAAGGCGCCTTTCATCGCCGAGCGGCGGGTCTTCCTCGCTCGATTCCACGAATACGCACGAGAGAATCCCGGAGGCGGGCCACTGGGGTGGGAGGAGTGGCTTGCTCGGCGGCTCACCAACTCCGAGCCAAAGCCATGA
- a CDS encoding vWA domain-containing protein, producing the protein MKRMFANPSKKDASYKGLGAVGTGAGGGGLAMRGKGGSAPIDYSRHPAVILGGKLAPRPEAREAHGDGESSSAPSATSFKDYGVNPFVSAQEDRLSTFAVDVDTASYTLTRRILMAGSLPPREAVRVEEMLNYFRYTYPEPTSSDGPFAVHLDAAPSPFTQGRHLLRVGVQGKRLSLAERKPAHLTFLVDVSGSMQSPDRLPLAKRALRMLVDNLRDGDTVALVTYAGAVRRVLPPTGMERKALIHAAIEDLTAGGSTAMGSGIALAYEEAMKTLDGASTSRVIILSDGDANVGKTSHEEILKAIQGFVKEGITLTTVGFGMSNYKDTMMEQLANKGNGNNFYVDSLMAARRVFQEQLGGTLEVIAQDVKLQVEFDPKQVARYRLIGYENRDIADQSFRDDRVDAGELGSGHTVTALYELELKPDAGEGLATVRVRAKKPRGVNASERAYRFQAGSLAKTFKAAHVDLRFATAVMGAAELFRRSPHAEQWSLETVQEIARAATPSGNAEREEFLALLAQARPLMRSVAAR; encoded by the coding sequence ATGAAGAGGATGTTCGCGAACCCCTCGAAGAAGGACGCGTCGTACAAGGGGCTGGGCGCGGTGGGCACAGGGGCTGGAGGCGGAGGACTCGCGATGAGGGGGAAAGGCGGGTCCGCCCCCATCGACTACAGCCGCCATCCGGCCGTCATCCTCGGGGGCAAACTCGCGCCCCGCCCGGAGGCCCGCGAAGCCCACGGCGACGGTGAGTCCTCCTCCGCCCCCAGCGCCACGTCCTTCAAGGACTACGGCGTGAATCCCTTCGTGTCGGCGCAGGAGGATCGCCTCTCCACCTTCGCGGTGGACGTGGACACGGCGTCCTACACCCTCACGCGTCGCATCTTGATGGCGGGCAGCCTCCCGCCGCGCGAGGCCGTGCGGGTGGAGGAGATGCTCAACTACTTCCGCTACACGTACCCCGAGCCCACCTCCAGCGACGGCCCGTTCGCCGTACACCTGGATGCGGCGCCGTCGCCCTTCACCCAGGGGCGGCACCTGCTGCGCGTGGGGGTCCAGGGCAAGCGGCTGAGCCTCGCCGAGCGCAAGCCCGCGCACCTCACTTTCCTCGTCGACGTCTCCGGCTCCATGCAGTCACCGGACCGGCTGCCGTTGGCCAAGCGCGCCTTGCGCATGCTGGTCGACAACCTGCGCGATGGAGACACTGTCGCGCTCGTCACGTATGCGGGCGCGGTCCGGCGCGTGCTTCCGCCCACGGGCATGGAGCGCAAGGCGCTCATCCACGCCGCCATCGAGGACCTCACCGCCGGGGGCTCCACCGCGATGGGCTCCGGAATCGCGCTCGCCTACGAGGAGGCGATGAAGACCCTGGATGGCGCCTCCACGTCGCGCGTCATCATCCTCTCGGACGGCGACGCCAACGTGGGGAAGACCTCCCACGAGGAGATCCTCAAGGCCATCCAAGGCTTCGTGAAGGAGGGCATCACCCTCACCACCGTCGGCTTCGGGATGAGCAACTACAAGGACACGATGATGGAGCAGCTCGCGAACAAGGGGAACGGCAACAACTTCTACGTGGATTCCCTGATGGCCGCCCGCCGTGTCTTCCAGGAGCAGCTCGGTGGCACGCTGGAGGTCATCGCGCAGGACGTGAAACTCCAGGTGGAGTTCGACCCCAAACAGGTCGCCCGCTATCGGCTCATCGGCTACGAGAACCGAGACATCGCGGACCAGAGCTTCCGCGATGACCGCGTCGACGCGGGCGAGCTGGGCTCGGGCCACACCGTCACCGCGCTGTACGAGCTGGAGCTCAAGCCCGATGCGGGCGAGGGCCTGGCTACGGTGCGCGTGCGCGCGAAGAAGCCTCGCGGCGTGAACGCCTCCGAGCGCGCATACCGCTTCCAGGCGGGGTCGCTCGCCAAGACGTTCAAGGCGGCGCACGTCGACCTGCGCTTCGCGACCGCGGTGATGGGCGCGGCGGAGCTGTTCCGGCGAAGCCCTCACGCGGAACAGTGGAGCCTGGAGACCGTTCAGGAGATCGCACGCGCGGCGACGCCTTCGGGCAATGCGGAGCGTGAAGAATTCCTCGCTCTGTTGGCACAAGCGCGTCCCTTGATGCGCAGTGTGGCCGCGCGCTGA
- a CDS encoding GNAT family N-acetyltransferase, protein MHSATQAEIDESHAQFRGAWRRMALGSRAGEVVERPEVYLAACHVAWDMMNTAFLRAPVESEQGLAAAAASAARYFSMGKHPWSFIVSEDWLSPQVRAQAASILAWYKLKPLTSVTGMVCDRLAEPTRPPSSLEVRPVVNAWGRQAVADINALSYDMPRELGREAMDVESFFGTESRGFVACQGDAAASSSVVIRVDGVAYIALVATRPEHRRIGAAESALRRALSEARESWGIERSVLHATEAGFPLYTRLGYRPVTRFTIYSAPAPGLS, encoded by the coding sequence ATGCACTCCGCCACCCAGGCCGAGATCGACGAGTCCCATGCGCAATTCCGAGGCGCATGGCGGAGGATGGCCCTCGGGAGTCGAGCGGGCGAAGTCGTGGAGCGCCCGGAGGTCTATCTCGCCGCCTGTCATGTCGCGTGGGACATGATGAACACGGCGTTCCTCCGCGCACCCGTGGAGTCCGAGCAGGGCCTGGCCGCGGCCGCCGCCTCCGCGGCCCGCTACTTCTCCATGGGCAAGCACCCCTGGTCGTTCATCGTGTCGGAGGACTGGCTCTCTCCGCAGGTGAGAGCCCAGGCCGCGTCCATCCTCGCCTGGTACAAGCTCAAGCCCCTCACCAGCGTCACCGGCATGGTGTGTGATCGGCTCGCGGAGCCCACCCGTCCGCCCTCCTCGCTGGAGGTCCGCCCCGTCGTGAACGCCTGGGGACGCCAGGCCGTGGCCGACATCAACGCGCTCTCCTACGACATGCCCCGGGAGCTCGGCCGTGAAGCCATGGATGTCGAGAGCTTCTTCGGCACGGAGTCGCGAGGCTTCGTCGCATGTCAGGGGGACGCCGCCGCGAGCAGCTCGGTGGTGATCCGCGTGGACGGCGTCGCGTACATCGCCCTGGTCGCGACCCGCCCCGAACACCGTCGCATCGGCGCGGCCGAGTCCGCCTTGCGCCGCGCGCTGAGCGAAGCGCGCGAGAGCTGGGGCATCGAGCGCAGCGTGCTCCACGCCACCGAGGCCGGCTTCCCGCTCTACACCCGCCTGGGCTACCGCCCCGTGACGCGCTTCACCATCTACAGCGCCCCCGCCCCCGGCCTGAGCTGA
- a CDS encoding response regulator transcription factor, with product MAERPTILIVDDDPHLRDIVRFALEQGGFRVEEAADGQAAVNQVRRAPPALIVLDIMMPEMDGLEVCREVRRSHELPIVFLSSRDDEVDRILGLELGGDDYLTKPFSPRELVARVKAVLRRARPTTPKAPPDARPPLSRGPLKLDEELFRAWWAEKEVVLTVTEFHLLAALLRVPGKVFTRDEMMTRVYDDGVVSERTIDSHVRRVRQKFAAAGGEVIETVHGLGYRLALP from the coding sequence GTGGCTGAACGTCCCACCATCCTCATCGTCGATGATGATCCCCACCTGCGGGACATCGTCCGCTTCGCGCTGGAGCAAGGAGGCTTCCGCGTGGAAGAGGCCGCGGATGGACAGGCCGCGGTGAACCAGGTCCGACGCGCGCCGCCCGCGCTCATCGTCCTGGACATCATGATGCCGGAGATGGACGGGCTCGAGGTGTGCCGAGAGGTCCGCCGCTCGCACGAGCTGCCCATCGTCTTCCTCTCCTCGCGCGACGACGAGGTGGACCGCATCCTCGGCCTGGAGCTGGGAGGAGACGACTACCTCACCAAGCCCTTCAGTCCCCGCGAGCTGGTGGCGCGAGTGAAGGCCGTCCTTCGCCGCGCGCGGCCCACGACACCGAAGGCTCCCCCGGACGCCCGTCCACCGCTCTCGCGCGGCCCGTTGAAGCTGGACGAAGAGCTCTTCCGGGCCTGGTGGGCGGAGAAGGAGGTCGTGCTCACCGTGACGGAGTTCCATCTGCTCGCCGCGCTGCTGCGCGTGCCCGGCAAGGTCTTCACCCGGGACGAGATGATGACGCGCGTCTACGACGACGGCGTGGTGAGCGAGCGCACCATCGACAGCCACGTGCGCCGGGTGCGCCAGAAGTTCGCCGCGGCGGGCGGTGAAGTCATCGAGACAGTGCATGGCCTCGGCTACCGGCTCGCCCTCCCGTAG
- a CDS encoding sensor histidine kinase has protein sequence MASATGSPSRRPLPRLWMVFASVGLAGFVLTLGGLAFVRVYDNQLIRQTEMELLTQGAVVTEVYRAMLAEQVGTRDYGKPRTAKWPFPIPDDKRLRPILPSLRASDEPLPSDDTPPRSLVPGEPLALDVGQRLRPVLENVRAATLAGIRVVDSGGVVVSGSSMDLMGATLGDRPEVQQALHGLPTSVLRRRHSEPEDTPLASLSRDTGIRVSVALPVIQGDRVWGAVVLARTPMTFTKALYSDRWNLTATGLVLLSALALMSLAAATLLGRPVRALVRQTRAIAASAPEGFEPMARPIVAELAELSESLAGMASALRDRNQYIRSFAANVSHEFKTPLASIQGAVELLRDSADAMTPEQRSRFLSNVDADAKRLTRLVQRLLELARADSMTATPASVELGPLLKALVARSDAAGLAKVDLGPVPEGLTVALPAEVMDDVLWQLITNAGQHGGADVQVSLSVETSSAGATHIVVCDNGPGISEANRARIFDAFFTTARARGGTGLGLTISQSMLRAFGASLELRPAQPPLPGAAFAVAAPPVATQRK, from the coding sequence ATGGCCTCGGCTACCGGCTCGCCCTCCCGTAGGCCCCTGCCTCGGCTGTGGATGGTCTTCGCCTCGGTGGGGCTCGCGGGCTTCGTGCTCACGCTGGGGGGGCTGGCCTTCGTGCGTGTCTATGACAACCAGCTCATCCGACAGACGGAGATGGAGCTGCTCACGCAAGGCGCCGTGGTCACCGAGGTCTACCGGGCCATGCTGGCCGAACAGGTGGGCACCCGGGACTACGGCAAGCCTCGCACCGCGAAGTGGCCCTTCCCCATCCCCGATGACAAGCGCCTGAGGCCCATCCTCCCTTCGCTGCGCGCCTCGGATGAGCCGCTGCCCTCGGATGACACGCCACCTCGCTCGCTCGTGCCCGGAGAGCCCCTGGCCCTGGACGTGGGGCAGCGGCTGCGCCCCGTGCTGGAGAACGTGCGGGCCGCCACGCTCGCGGGCATCCGGGTCGTCGACTCGGGCGGCGTGGTGGTGTCCGGCAGCAGCATGGATTTGATGGGCGCGACGCTCGGCGACAGGCCCGAAGTGCAGCAAGCCCTCCACGGCCTGCCCACCAGCGTCCTGCGGCGCCGTCACTCCGAGCCGGAGGACACGCCCCTGGCCTCGCTCAGCCGGGACACGGGCATCCGCGTCTCGGTGGCGCTGCCCGTCATCCAGGGAGACCGGGTCTGGGGGGCCGTGGTGCTGGCGCGCACGCCCATGACGTTCACCAAGGCGCTCTACTCGGACCGGTGGAACCTGACGGCCACGGGGCTCGTGCTGCTGAGTGCCCTGGCGCTGATGTCGCTCGCGGCCGCCACGTTGTTGGGCCGTCCAGTGCGCGCGCTCGTGCGGCAGACCCGCGCCATCGCCGCGAGCGCCCCCGAAGGCTTCGAGCCCATGGCCCGCCCCATCGTCGCGGAGCTGGCCGAGCTGTCCGAATCCCTGGCGGGCATGGCCTCCGCGCTGAGGGACAGGAATCAATACATCCGCTCGTTCGCCGCCAATGTGTCGCATGAGTTCAAGACACCGCTCGCCTCCATCCAGGGCGCGGTGGAGCTGCTGCGAGACAGCGCCGACGCGATGACACCCGAGCAGCGCTCGCGCTTCCTGTCCAACGTGGACGCCGACGCGAAGCGGCTCACGCGGCTGGTGCAGCGGCTGCTGGAGCTGGCTCGCGCCGACTCGATGACCGCCACCCCCGCGAGCGTGGAGCTGGGACCGCTGCTGAAGGCACTCGTCGCGCGGAGCGATGCGGCGGGGCTCGCGAAGGTCGACCTGGGTCCAGTGCCCGAGGGCCTCACGGTCGCCCTGCCCGCCGAGGTGATGGACGACGTGCTCTGGCAGCTCATCACCAACGCGGGACAACACGGCGGCGCGGACGTCCAGGTCTCGCTGTCCGTGGAGACCTCGAGCGCGGGCGCCACGCACATCGTCGTGTGCGACAACGGCCCTGGAATCTCCGAGGCGAACCGGGCGCGCATCTTCGACGCCTTCTTCACCACGGCCCGCGCACGCGGCGGCACGGGACTGGGCCTCACCATCTCCCAGTCCATGCTGCGGGCCTTCGGCGCGAGCCTGGAGCTGCGCCCCGCCCAACCTCCCCTCCCGGGTGCCGCCTTCGCCGTGGCGGCGCCCCCTGTCGCGACTCAGCGGAAGTAG
- a CDS encoding cysteine synthase A, with translation MAPRIGSLWDSVGNTPLLRISSLSRLTGCEILGKAEFMNPGGSIKDRAAKGMIRRAEMEGLLTPGGTIVEGTAGNTGIGLGLLGRERGYRVVVTMPDNQAREKYEYLEAMGVEVRKVPPVPFANPGHFFHQARSLSEQHGWFWANQFENTANGDFHYETTGPEIWEQCEGKVDVLVASVGSGGTMSGVSRFLKEKNPSLRVVLVDPPGSGLYSFVREGKLESTGSSITEGIGIMRLTANFKAARVDEAMRVDDGAMLDMLYHLAREDALVVGTSAALNARAAYELARQNVGRGLRIVTFLCDHGSRYASKVFNADFLATKQLQVKPLPTGRFAR, from the coding sequence ATGGCGCCACGCATTGGCTCGCTCTGGGACTCGGTGGGCAACACGCCGTTGCTTCGCATCAGCTCGCTCAGCCGCCTCACCGGCTGCGAGATTCTGGGCAAGGCGGAGTTCATGAACCCTGGCGGGAGCATCAAGGACCGCGCCGCCAAGGGGATGATTCGACGCGCGGAGATGGAGGGGCTGCTCACGCCGGGCGGCACCATCGTCGAGGGCACCGCGGGCAACACGGGCATCGGCCTGGGCCTGTTGGGCCGCGAGCGGGGCTACCGCGTCGTGGTGACGATGCCGGACAACCAGGCGCGCGAGAAGTACGAGTACCTGGAGGCCATGGGCGTGGAGGTCCGCAAGGTGCCGCCCGTGCCATTCGCCAACCCCGGCCACTTCTTCCACCAGGCGCGCTCGTTGTCGGAGCAGCACGGCTGGTTCTGGGCGAACCAGTTCGAGAACACGGCCAACGGCGACTTCCACTACGAGACGACGGGGCCCGAAATCTGGGAGCAGTGCGAGGGGAAGGTGGACGTGCTCGTCGCCTCCGTCGGCAGCGGCGGGACGATGTCGGGCGTCAGCCGCTTCCTCAAGGAGAAGAACCCCTCGCTGCGCGTCGTGCTCGTGGACCCGCCGGGCTCGGGCCTCTACAGCTTCGTGCGAGAGGGCAAGCTGGAGTCGACGGGCTCCTCCATCACCGAGGGCATCGGCATCATGCGCCTGACGGCCAACTTCAAGGCGGCCCGGGTGGACGAGGCCATGCGCGTGGACGATGGAGCGATGCTGGACATGCTCTATCACCTGGCTCGCGAGGACGCGCTGGTGGTGGGCACCTCCGCGGCGCTCAATGCGCGCGCGGCCTACGAGCTGGCCCGTCAGAACGTGGGCCGGGGCCTGCGCATCGTCACCTTCCTCTGCGACCACGGAAGCCGCTACGCCTCCAAGGTGTTCAACGCGGACTTCCTCGCCACCAAGCAGCTCCAGGTGAAGCCGCTGCCCACGGGCCGCTTCGCTCGCTGA
- a CDS encoding ABC transporter permease yields MRAFLDNLRLALGTFLGNPLRSLLTLLGIVIGVATVITMMGLIEGLRTKVNRDLGQLGAHTFQLTKWPSGGFGRFNWAKFAKRQDFGMEDVRAIEEFCPSVGVVSPMDDQGGQKVGSASAETRPSVRIIGASTKYPITSGVSVQSGRFFNEVEGLDGRHVVLLGVDVADALFPGMDPVGFEVRLKGRPFRVIGVLQRRGSFLGMVSMDNQAIIPLRVFQQLYGKQRSLDIDIQAKDPSLFRKAQDEVTMLMRRHRGVEQNEPNDFEIHTNESVTASFNQLSQVITIAGIGVCLLSLVVGGIGILNIMLVSVMERTREIGVRKALGAKRRRILGQFATEAVLLALLGGALGVGLGFGLVFLGDWMVGFPMSVPPWAVGLALSMSCGVGLLFGIYPAARASKLDPVEAMRNE; encoded by the coding sequence ATGCGAGCCTTCCTGGACAATCTGCGGCTGGCGCTCGGCACGTTCCTGGGCAACCCGCTGCGCTCCCTCCTGACGCTGTTGGGCATCGTGATTGGCGTGGCCACCGTCATCACGATGATGGGGCTCATCGAGGGCCTTCGGACGAAGGTCAACCGGGACCTGGGGCAGCTGGGGGCGCACACCTTCCAGCTCACCAAGTGGCCCTCGGGTGGGTTCGGGCGCTTCAACTGGGCGAAGTTCGCCAAGCGCCAGGACTTCGGCATGGAGGACGTGCGCGCCATCGAGGAGTTCTGCCCGTCGGTGGGCGTGGTGTCGCCGATGGACGACCAGGGCGGGCAGAAGGTGGGCTCGGCGAGCGCGGAGACGCGTCCGTCGGTGCGCATCATCGGCGCGTCCACGAAGTACCCCATCACCAGCGGCGTGTCGGTGCAGTCCGGCCGCTTCTTCAACGAGGTGGAGGGGCTGGACGGCCGCCACGTCGTGCTCCTGGGCGTGGACGTCGCGGACGCGCTGTTTCCCGGCATGGACCCGGTGGGCTTCGAGGTGCGGCTGAAGGGCCGGCCGTTCCGGGTGATTGGCGTGCTCCAGCGGCGCGGCAGCTTCCTGGGCATGGTGAGCATGGACAACCAGGCCATCATCCCGCTGCGCGTGTTCCAGCAGCTCTACGGCAAGCAGCGCTCGCTGGACATCGACATCCAGGCGAAGGACCCGTCCCTGTTCCGCAAGGCCCAGGATGAGGTGACCATGCTGATGCGCAGGCACCGCGGCGTCGAGCAGAACGAGCCCAACGACTTCGAAATCCACACCAACGAGTCGGTGACGGCGTCCTTCAACCAGCTCTCGCAGGTCATCACCATCGCGGGCATCGGTGTGTGCCTGCTGTCGCTCGTGGTGGGCGGCATCGGCATTCTCAACATCATGCTGGTGTCGGTGATGGAGCGGACCCGCGAGATTGGCGTGCGCAAGGCGCTGGGGGCCAAGCGGCGGCGCATCCTGGGGCAGTTCGCCACGGAGGCCGTGCTGCTGGCGCTCCTGGGCGGCGCGCTGGGCGTGGGCCTGGGCTTCGGCCTGGTGTTCCTGGGGGACTGGATGGTGGGGTTCCCCATGTCCGTGCCGCCCTGGGCGGTGGGCCTGGCGCTGTCGATGAGCTGCGGGGTGGGGCTGCTGTTCGGCATCTACCCGGCGGCGCGCGCGTCGAAGCTCGACCCCGTCGAGGCGATGCGCAACGAGTAG
- a CDS encoding ABC transporter permease, with amino-acid sequence MKSRTGLRVDVLEGARIAVFSLRANRLRTVLTTLGIGIGVATLLAIIGIIQGLNTSFHRQLSTFGANTLYVSKFPWIIKGDWWKYRNRKNFTLEQLPRLRAMAPFITAMSPSVSRMSDVSYGGEQVSTVRIQGVNHEYLTISGYDITSGRFLTEADEEVTRPVAVIGADVADRLFPGISPLGRTVRVDNRSFQVVGTLSRKGKMVNESMDLLVLIPFKTFYASFGKGRPFEIAMAVADASQIREAEDQLVGILRRLRGTDPGEPDDFNINKPSMMAQTYAQLTGALYGVAVGVGLITLLVGGIGIMNIMLVSVRERTREIGVRRALGARKRTIVIQFLMEAASVSAVGGLLGTTVGLGTAKVVSLITPLAADVQATTILGGVFFAAMVGLLFGIWPAARAANLDPVEALRYE; translated from the coding sequence ATGAAGTCACGGACAGGACTTCGGGTGGATGTCCTGGAGGGGGCGCGCATCGCCGTGTTCTCGCTGCGCGCCAACCGCCTGCGCACGGTGCTGACCACGCTGGGCATTGGAATCGGGGTGGCCACGCTGCTGGCCATCATCGGCATCATCCAGGGGCTCAACACGTCCTTCCACCGGCAGCTGTCCACGTTCGGCGCCAACACGCTCTACGTGTCCAAGTTCCCGTGGATCATCAAGGGCGACTGGTGGAAGTACCGCAACCGGAAGAACTTCACCCTGGAGCAACTGCCCCGCCTGCGGGCCATGGCGCCCTTCATCACCGCGATGTCGCCTTCGGTGTCGCGGATGTCGGACGTGTCGTACGGCGGCGAGCAGGTGTCGACCGTGCGCATCCAGGGGGTGAACCACGAGTACCTGACCATCTCGGGCTACGACATCACCTCGGGCCGCTTCCTCACGGAGGCGGACGAGGAGGTGACGCGGCCCGTGGCGGTCATTGGTGCCGACGTGGCGGACCGGCTCTTCCCGGGCATCAGCCCGCTGGGGCGGACCGTGCGCGTGGACAACCGCTCCTTCCAGGTGGTGGGCACGCTCAGTCGCAAGGGGAAGATGGTCAACGAGAGCATGGACCTGCTCGTGCTCATCCCCTTCAAGACGTTCTACGCCAGCTTCGGCAAGGGACGTCCGTTCGAAATCGCCATGGCGGTGGCGGATGCATCCCAGATACGTGAGGCGGAGGACCAGCTCGTCGGCATCCTGCGGCGCCTGCGTGGGACGGACCCGGGAGAGCCGGACGACTTCAACATCAACAAGCCATCGATGATGGCGCAGACCTACGCACAGCTCACGGGCGCCCTCTATGGCGTGGCGGTGGGCGTGGGCCTCATCACCTTGTTGGTGGGCGGCATCGGCATCATGAACATCATGCTGGTGTCGGTGCGCGAGCGGACGCGGGAGATTGGGGTCCGGCGTGCGTTGGGTGCGCGCAAACGCACCATCGTCATCCAGTTCCTGATGGAGGCGGCCAGCGTGTCCGCGGTGGGCGGCTTGCTCGGGACGACAGTGGGGTTGGGCACGGCCAAGGTGGTGTCCCTCATCACACCCCTGGCGGCGGACGTGCAGGCGACCACCATCCTGGGCGGGGTGTTCTTCGCGGCCATGGTGGGGCTGCTGTTCGGCATCTGGCCGGCGGCGCGCGCGGCGAACCTGGACCCGGTCGAAGCCCTCCGGTACGAGTGA
- a CDS encoding ABC transporter ATP-binding protein — protein sequence MSDGSGAGAGRLIQVDEITRVFHVGGEEVRALRGVSFGISRGEWVAIIGQSGSGKSTMMNVLGCLDTPTSGRYMLNGKDVSRMSDDELAVIRNVEIGFIFQTFQLLPKETALANVELPLVYRGMPAKERRAKAKAALDKVQLTHRMHHRPNELSGGQRQRVAIARALVSEPSMLLADEPTGNLDSATGEEIVRLFEQLHQAGHTLVLVTHEPKLAARCPRAIRLSDGEIVADGPGREVALGNAAALAAGGA from the coding sequence GTGAGTGACGGCAGCGGCGCCGGCGCGGGCCGGCTCATCCAGGTGGACGAAATCACCCGCGTATTCCATGTCGGTGGAGAGGAAGTGCGTGCGCTGCGCGGTGTCAGCTTCGGCATCAGCCGGGGAGAGTGGGTGGCCATCATCGGCCAGTCCGGCTCTGGCAAGAGCACGATGATGAACGTGCTGGGCTGCCTGGATACGCCCACCAGCGGCCGCTACATGCTCAACGGCAAGGACGTGTCGCGCATGAGCGACGACGAACTGGCCGTCATCCGCAACGTGGAGATTGGCTTCATCTTCCAGACGTTCCAACTGCTGCCGAAGGAGACGGCGCTGGCCAACGTGGAGCTGCCCCTGGTGTACCGGGGCATGCCCGCGAAGGAGCGGCGGGCGAAGGCGAAGGCGGCGCTGGACAAGGTCCAGCTCACGCACCGCATGCATCACCGGCCCAATGAGCTGTCCGGTGGTCAGCGCCAGCGCGTGGCCATTGCCCGCGCGCTGGTGTCGGAGCCGTCCATGCTCCTGGCGGACGAGCCCACGGGCAACCTGGACTCGGCCACGGGCGAGGAGATTGTCCGGCTCTTCGAGCAGCTCCACCAGGCGGGTCACACGCTGGTGCTCGTCACGCACGAGCCCAAGCTGGCGGCGCGCTGCCCTCGGGCCATCCGGTTGAGCGACGGTGAGATTGTCGCCGACGGTCCGGGGCGTGAGGTGGCACTCGGCAACGCCGCTGCGTTGGCGGCGGGGGGCGCATGA